The nucleotide sequence TTTTTAAATCTATCGAATATTAAAAAAAGTAATATGATGTTACATCCTATATATTAAAAAAATCCCTTAAAATAGTAGATTACTATTTTGGGATTTTTTTAATTAGTATCATCATCATCTTCATTTTTAGTTTCAATACTATCGGTATATTTTCTATCCTTTAAGATATAGTATACCAAGGTCAATATCAATTTAGCACCATTATCCGTTATTTTTTTTATTATTCCGTGTTTTTCAGTAGCGACCAGATGAAGTTTGTATCCTGATTCCAAAATTTTAAGAACGTATTTATCATCTTCTTCATAGGGCGTAAATACCAAAAGTGCTGCCAAATAAAATATTATAATAGCCAATACTACTAACAACAGCGTAATATACATCATCACAATCACCTCCTAATCTTATATTATATATATACTATATTATTTCTGTTTTTCCTATAAATGCTGATAACTATTTCTGAATTATTCCTATAACAGAACCGTTATCGTACTTTATTCGTACAACTTCACAACCTATTATATTACTCATACAGAGGGAGCTAGACCTGGGAATATCAACCCTGTCCAATGGATAGGCAAATCCTTCCAATGTCAATGAATCTATGGAAGTAAGTGGAATAAAAGAGATAGTTTTACCCCTTTGACCACAAATTTCCATATCTTTTTTTATCCAGAAAATTATTTCATTCTCGTCTGCATATGTAACATTTTTGTACTTTTCCAAGAGATTCAAGTTCGTTAAAAAATGGTCTGTTCTCCCTCCTAACCCTCCCAGGATTAAAACATCTTTATATTCAGTGGTTACTTT is from Psychrilyobacter atlanticus DSM 19335 and encodes:
- a CDS encoding thiamine diphosphokinase, producing the protein MKKKAIIFLSGRVNLKADYYKDIKYNEYDIYCADGGANHAYNLGVIPKLILGDLDSITEEVITHYKKLDVKFEKFPVSKNFTDGELILEKVTTEYKDVLILGGLGGRTDHFLTNLNLLEKYKNVTYADENEIIFWIKKDMEICGQRGKTISFIPLTSIDSLTLEGFAYPLDRVDIPRSSSLCMSNIIGCEVVRIKYDNGSVIGIIQK